In a genomic window of Cynocephalus volans isolate mCynVol1 chromosome 1, mCynVol1.pri, whole genome shotgun sequence:
- the LOC134364697 gene encoding protein Dr1-like yields MAFSSGNDDDLTIPRAAINKMIKETLPRVRVANKARELVVNCCTEFIHLVSSEAHEVCNKKGKKNISPEHVIGALESLGFGSYISEVKEVLQECKAAALKRRKSRFRWEDLGIPEEELLRQQQELFAKAREQQAELAQHEWLQMQEAAQQAQLAAASASASSQAGSSQDEQDDVDI; encoded by the coding sequence ATGGCTTTCTCCTCCGGCAACGATGATGATCTCACTATCCCCAGAGCTGCTATCAACAAGATGATCAAGGAGACTCTCCCCAGAGTCCGGGTGGCCAACAAGGCCCGAGAGCTGGTGGTGAACTGCTGCACTGAATTCATACACCTTGTATCATCAGAAGCCCATGAGGTTTGCaacaaaaagggaaagaagaacaTCTCACCGGAGCATGTCATAGGAGCACTAGAAAGTTTGGGCTTTGGTTCTTACATCAGTGAAGTAAAAGAAGTCTTACAAGAATGCAAGGCAGcagcattaaaaagaagaaagtcccGTTTTCGTTGGGAAGACCTTGGCATTCCTGAAGAAGAGTTATTGAGACAACAACAGGAATTATTTGCAAAAGCTAGAGAGCAACAAGCAGAACTGGCCCAACATGAGTGGCTTCAAATGCAGGAAGCTGCCCAGCAAGCACAGCTTGCTGCTGCGTCAGCCAGTGCATCCAGTCAGGCAGGATCTTCTCAGGATGAACAAGATGATGTTGACATCTGA